TAGAGGTTTCACCCTGATCGAACTCGTTACGGTGATCGTGGTCCTCGGGATCCTCAGCGCCTTCACACTGTCTTTCCTGGACAATGCGGTCAAGACCTACGTCATGGTGAAGGATCAGGAGACCCTGTATTCCGAAGGGACCTATA
The Syntrophorhabdus sp. DNA segment above includes these coding regions:
- a CDS encoding prepilin-type N-terminal cleavage/methylation domain-containing protein — protein: MMAYKDNDRGFTLIELVTVIVVLGILSAFTLSFLDNAVKTYVMVKDQETLYSEGTY